From Seriola aureovittata isolate HTS-2021-v1 ecotype China chromosome 16, ASM2101889v1, whole genome shotgun sequence, one genomic window encodes:
- the LOC130183795 gene encoding CMP-N-acetylneuraminate-beta-galactosamide-alpha-2,3-sialyltransferase 1-like, with the protein MVSKVRMFILLLCVSVFVVLRERVAEVSLENFSPFHNTSPCACGKCLSEDDVWFMQRFNKSVEPFLSAKHSLSEAAFRWWKGIQLEKRNFTYYSATVDNLFKTFPATPDVEASSDRCRTCAVVGNSGNLNGSRYGPLIDFHDVIIRMNTGRTKGYEADVGKRTTHHVMYPESAVDLDNTTHLVLVPFKILDLEWLIKAFTTGFSGASYMPVKSHIKANKDLVMVVNPAFMRYVHDTWLEKKGRYPSTGFMALVLALHICDEVSVFGYGADKDGNWSHYWEKLKKLKLKTGVHPGSHEYDIIKQLAENQTVGFYTGW; encoded by the exons ATGGTGTCAAAAGTGAGGATGTTCATTTTGCTGCTCTGCGTCagtgtctttgtggttttgaggGAACGTGTGGCGGAAGTGTCTTTGGAGAATTTCTCCCCTTTCCACAACACAAGCCCCTGTGCCTGTGGGAAATGTTTATCAGAGGATGATGTGTGGTTCATGCAGCGTTTCAACAAATCTGTTGAGCCATTTTTGTCAGCAAAGCACAGTCTCTCTGAGGCGGCGTTCAGGTGGTGGAAA GGCATACAGCTTGAAAAACGCAACTTCACTTACTACAGTGCAACAGTGGACAACCTGTTTAAGACGTTCCCAGCCACTCCAGATGTAGAGGCCAGCTCTGACCGCTGCAGGACTTGTGCTGTGGTGGGGAACTCTGGTAATTTGAATGGATCACGTTATGGACCTCTGATAGACTTCCATGATGTTATCATAAG AATGAACACTGGCCGTACCAAAGGCTACGAAGCAGATGTTGGGAAAAGAACGACTCATCATGTCATGTATCCAGAGAGCGCCGTGGACTTGGACAACACCACTCATCTTGTGTTGGTTCCATTCAAGATACTGGACCTGGAGTGGCTCATTAAAGCCTTCACTACGGGGTTTTCTGGAGC GTCCTACATGCCAGTAAAATCACACATCAAAGCCAACAAGGACTTG GTGATGGTGGTCAATCCAGCTTTCATGAGGTATGTTCACGACACATGGCTGGAAAAAAAGGGCAGGTATCCGTCCACTGGCTTCATGGCTTTGGTCCTCGCCCTGCACATTTGTGACGAG GTCAGTGTGTTTGGCTATGGAGCGGACAAAGATGGAAACTGGAGTCATTActgggaaaaactgaaaaaactaaAGTTAAAAACTGGAGTACATCCTGGATCTCATGAGTATGACATCATTAAGCAGCTAGCTGAGAATCAGACAGTCGGGTTTTATACAGGGTGGTGA
- the LOC130184238 gene encoding CMP-N-acetylneuraminate-beta-galactosamide-alpha-2,3-sialyltransferase 1-like has translation MVSKVRVFILLLCVGVFVVLRERVAEVSLENFSPFHNTSPCACGKCLSEDDVWFMQRFNKSVEPFLSAKHSLSEAAFRWWKGIQLEKRNFIYYSATVDNLFKTFPATPDVEASSDRCRTCAVVGNSGNLNGSRYGPLIDFHDVIIRINSGRTKGYEADVGKRTTHHVMYPESAVDLDNTTHLVLVPFKIQDLEWLIKAFTTGFSGASYMPVKSHIKANKDLVMVVNPAFMRYVHDTWLEKKGRYPSTGFMALVLALHICDEVSVFGYGVDKDGNWSHYFEILKNKHLRTGPHAGTHEYDVIQQLHKNQIIHFFKGW, from the exons ATGGTGTCAAAAGTGAGGGTGTTCATTTTGCTGCTCTGCGTCGgtgtctttgtggttttgaggGAACGTGTGGCGGAAGTGTCTTTGGAGAATTTCTCCCCTTTCCACAACACAAGCCCCTGTGCCTGTGGGAAATGTTTATCAGAGGATGATGTGTGGTTCATGCAGCGTTTCAACAAATCTGTTGAGCCATTTTTGTCAGCAAAGCACAGTCTCTCTGAGGCGGCGTTCAGGTGGTGGAAA GGCATACAGCTTGAAAAACGCAACTTCATTTACTACAGTGCAACAGTGGACAACCTGTTTAAGACGTTCCCAGCCACTCCAGATGTAGAGGCCAGCTCTGACCGCTGCAGGACTTGTGCTGTGGTGGGGAACTCTGGTAATTTGAATGGATCACGTTATGGACCTCTGATAGACTTCCATGATGTTATCATAAG AATCAACAGTGGCCGTACCAAAGGCTACGAAGCAGATGTTGGGAAAAGAACGACTCATCATGTCATGTATCCAGAGAGCGCCGTGGACTTGGACAACACCACTCATCTTGTGTTGGTTCCATTCAAGATACAGGACCTGGAGTGGCTCATTAAAGCCTTCACTACGGGGTTTTCTGGAGC GTCCTACATGCCAGTAAAATCACACATCAAAGCCAACAAGGACTTG GTGATGGTGGTCAATCCAGCTTTCATGAGGTATGTTCACGACACATGGCTGGAAAAAAAGGGCAGGTATCCGTCCACTGGCTTCATGGCTTTGGTCCTCGCCCTGCACATTTGTGACGAG GTCAGTGTGTTCGGCTATGGAGTGGACAAAGATGGAAACTGGAGTCATTACTTTGAAatactcaaaaacaaacacctgagaACTGGACCTCATGCTGGAACGCATGAATATGACGTTATTCAGCAACTACACAAAAATCAGATAATCCATTTTTTTAAAGGATGGtaa